In the genome of Ureibacillus sp. FSL W7-1570, the window GGATGATGTCAATAAAGCCGGCGGAGTAAGTGCAATCATCAATGAATTGGCAAAAATCCCTGGCTGCATTCACCCGGATCGCATAACGGTAACCGGTAAAACAATCGGTGAACTTGTAAAAGATCATGAAATTACAAATATTGATGTCATCCGTACAAAAGACAATCCATACAGCAAGGTGGGAGGATTATCCATCCTTTATGGAAATATCGCACCTGAAGGATCTGTCATCAAAGTTGGTGCCGTAGATCCATCCATCAAAGTCTTTACTGGCGAAGCAATTGTCTTCAATTCGCAAGATGAAGCATTGGCTGCCATTGATTCCGGGGAAGTTAGGGAAGGACACGTTGTTGTCATTCGCTATGAAGGCCCTAAAGGCGGTCCTGGTATGCCGGAGATGCTTGCTCCGACTTCTGCCATTATGGGACGAGGCCTTGGAACAAAAGTGGCCTTGATTACAGATGGCCGTTTCAGCGGTGCATCAAGAGGAATTTCAATTGGCCATATTTCACCAGAAGCAGCTGAAGGCGGACCTATTGCATTAGTTGAAAATGGTGATATAATTGAAATCGATTTACCTAATCGGACAATCAATTTAAAAGTATCTGACGAAGAGTTGGAACAACGCCGTAAGAATTTAAAACCATTCGAACCGAAAATTAAAACCGGATGGTTAGCAAGATATTCAAAACTCGTGACAAACGCTTCTAAAGGCGGTATTATGAAAATATAATTTTCATAAAATTTCGATGAGTCTTGAACTTTAAAATATTTAATTATAAACGTATAACTCAATGATGAGGTAAAAGGATATAGAGCATTGTATCTACCAGAGAGTCGGGATTGGTGGAAACCGATGATACAACTATATCCGACATCCCCTCGGAGTGAGCTATTAAACGCGAAAACGCCATTAGATAGCTCCGGGCACTGTTTCGTGCACCGTTACCAATGAATAGCTATTCCATCTATGTTGCCGTGGGTGGAATGTGACAGCTATTCGCAGAGGTAGCGTTCTTGCTACGAAAAAGGGTGGTACCATGAAAAGTCTTTTTCATCCCTTCGCAAAAGGTAATCTTTTGCGGTGGAGAAAAAGGCTTTTTTATTTTAGATATTTTAGAAGGAGGATGTATACGAAATGACTGCAAATGCGTCAACAAACGCAAAAATGGATGCCTCACCATCAGGGATGCAGGAAGTTGAAAACAGACCGAAAAATGGTGCTGATATTTTAATTAAAGCGTTACATGATCAGGGTGTTGATATCGTCTTTGGCTACCCAGGCGGTGCTGTGTTGCACGTCTATGATGCAATGTATAAGAATCCGATCCGTCATATTTTGACTCGTCATGAACAAGGAGCTATCCACGCTGCAGAAGGATATGCGCGTGTTTTAAATAAACCGGGTGTTGTGATTGCGACAAGCGGTCCAGGTGCGACGAACCTAGTAACAGGAATTACCGATGCGATGATCGACTCGATTCCACTGGTGATTTTCACAGGGCAAGTGGCAACGACGGTGATTGGTTCGGATGCCTTCCAGGAAGCGGATATTATCGGAATTACGACTCCTATTACGAAACACAATTATCAAGTGCAGGATGTAAACGATATTCCGCGCATCGTCAAAGAAGCATTCCATATTGCGAACTCCGGAAGAAAAGGGCCTGTTCTCATCGACTTGCCAAAAAACATTTCGACAGCCATTTTTGATGAAGCAAAAGCAAATGTGCCGGATGAAGTGTATTTGCCAGGATACCAACCAAATTATAAACCGAATTATCTGCAAATTCAGAAAGCTATCCAGGCAATCAGCGAAGCGAAAAAGCCGGTAGTCCTTGTTGGAGCAGGGGTGCTCTTTGCAAATGCATGCGACGAACTTGTCGAATTTGTAGAGAAATACAAACTTCCTGTAGTCACAACATTACTTGGTTTAGGAAGCATTTCCGGCAATCACGAATTGAATTACGGCATGGCTGGAATGCACGGTGCGGTAGTGGCAAACGACGCGATTACAAAATCGGATTTGCTCATCAACATCGGTTCGCGTTTCGATGACCGTTTAACAGGTGATACATCGAGATTTGCACCGGAGGCGAAAATCATCCATATTGACATCGATCCTGCCGAAATCGGAAAGAATATTCGTACGGACATTCCGATTGTGGCAGACGCAAAAGAAGCGTTGAAAGCATTGTTGAAGAACGACTTCAACGCACCGGACACAGCTGAATGGATCGATTATTTGAACAGCGTCAGAGATGAATATCCATTCTGGTATGTGGAAGATGAAAAAGAAGTATTGCCGCAACAAATCATTGAAATGGTACACACAATCACGAACGGAGATGCGATTGTGACGACAGACGTAGGTCAGCACCAAATGTGGGCTGCCCAATACTATCTGCAAAATCACAGCCATCAATGGGTAACATCAGGCGGCCTTGGAACGATGGGATTCGGACTACCAGCCGCAATCGGAGCCCAATTTGCCAAACCGGATAAAAAAGTAATCTCCATTGTGGGAGATGCCGGTTTCCAAATGACATCCCAAGAACTTGCGTTATTGAAAGAATTCAACCTACCAGTGAAAGTCATTATCATCAACAATGCCGCTCTCGGCATGGTGCGCCAATGGCAAGAATTATTCTACGATAGCCGTTATTCACAAAGTTTAATGCCGGTTCAGCCGGATTTTGTGA includes:
- the ilvB gene encoding biosynthetic-type acetolactate synthase large subunit, with protein sequence MTANASTNAKMDASPSGMQEVENRPKNGADILIKALHDQGVDIVFGYPGGAVLHVYDAMYKNPIRHILTRHEQGAIHAAEGYARVLNKPGVVIATSGPGATNLVTGITDAMIDSIPLVIFTGQVATTVIGSDAFQEADIIGITTPITKHNYQVQDVNDIPRIVKEAFHIANSGRKGPVLIDLPKNISTAIFDEAKANVPDEVYLPGYQPNYKPNYLQIQKAIQAISEAKKPVVLVGAGVLFANACDELVEFVEKYKLPVVTTLLGLGSISGNHELNYGMAGMHGAVVANDAITKSDLLINIGSRFDDRLTGDTSRFAPEAKIIHIDIDPAEIGKNIRTDIPIVADAKEALKALLKNDFNAPDTAEWIDYLNSVRDEYPFWYVEDEKEVLPQQIIEMVHTITNGDAIVTTDVGQHQMWAAQYYLQNHSHQWVTSGGLGTMGFGLPAAIGAQFAKPDKKVISIVGDAGFQMTSQELALLKEFNLPVKVIIINNAALGMVRQWQELFYDSRYSQSLMPVQPDFVKLAEAYGLKGYRIQTIDEAERILAEAINSDEPVVVDCRVKQLENVYPMVPSGKALHEMVGVKKF